The following are encoded in a window of Gossypium raimondii isolate GPD5lz chromosome 13, ASM2569854v1, whole genome shotgun sequence genomic DNA:
- the LOC105767059 gene encoding auxin-responsive protein SAUR21: protein MGFRLPRIVNAKPSLKRSLSSSETTVIPKGHFAVYVGEAENKRFVVPLSFLKHPSFQNLLSQAEKEFGFNHPMGALTIPCSEEAFIDLTCNLQNS from the coding sequence ATGGGTTTCCGCTTGCCAAGAATTGTTAATGCTAAGCCAAGTCTGAAACGGAGTCTTTCGTCATCGGAGACGACAGTAATTCCCAAAGGCCACTTTGCTGTTTATGTTGGAGAAGCAGAAAATAAGAGATTTGTTGTTCCACTCTCATTCCTGAAGCATCCTTCATTCCAGAATTTGTTGAGTCAAGCTGAAAAAGAGTTTGGTTTCAATCATCCTATGGGTGCTTTGACAATCCCTTGCAGCGAAGAAGCTTTCATTGACCTCACTTGCAATCTGCAAAACTCATGA
- the LOC105767048 gene encoding auxin-induced protein X15 translates to MGFRLPRIVNAKPSLKRSLSSSETTVVPKGHFAVYVGEVDEKKRFVVPISLLKHPSFQNLLSQAEEEFGFNHPKGVLTIPCSEEAFIDLTCNLQSS, encoded by the coding sequence ATGGGTTTCCGCTTGCCAAGAATTGTTAATGCTAAGCCTAGTCTGAAACGGAGTCTTTCATCTTCGGAGACAACAGTGGTGCCCAAAGGCCACTTTGCTGTTTATGTTGGAGAAGTTGATGAAAAGAAGCGATTCGTTGTTCCTATATCATTGCTGAAGCATCCTTCATTCCAGAATTTGTTGAGTCAAGCTGAAGAAGAGTTTGGTTTCAATCACCCCAAGGGTGTATTGACAATCCCTTGTAGCGAAGAAGCTTTCATTGATCTCACTTGCAATCTGCAAAGTTCATGA
- the LOC105767022 gene encoding auxin-responsive protein SAUR21: MAIHMTKLMHAKQILRHSKLFANQAASASTHVPKGYFAVYVGESQKRRFIVPISFLNQPSFQKLLSIAEEEFGFSHPMGGLTIPCREEIFVNLTSSLL; the protein is encoded by the coding sequence ATGGCTATCCATATGACAAAACTTATGCATGCTAAGCAGATTCTTCGTCACTCTAAACTATTTGCAAATCAAGCAGCCTCAGCCTCAACCCATGTTCCCAAAGGATACTTTGCAGTGTATGTTGGGGAGAGCCAAAAGAGGAGGTTCATAGTTCCAATTTCATTCTTGAATCAGCCTTCGTTTCAGAAGTTGTTAAGTATAGCAGAGGAAGAATTCGGATTCAGTCATCCAATGGGTGGTCTCACAATTCCTTGCAGAGAAGAGATATTCGTTAATCTCACTTCAAGCTTGCTTTAG